In Geobacillus kaustophilus, a genomic segment contains:
- a CDS encoding replicative DNA helicase, translating to MTQRIPSKELIHRAGSERALLSICLNKPEELIVASSNGLLPDMFAVDGHKYIYMAMNYLYSKGEQLDPISILNVYTDDRAKQAIEELGGVDYIEALKTTPVANNTKLFVEHIIQASARREVYETALKVADEAIKAKDKDLSEYLMGVESKFRDITLEYQVSQEVVPIGEGVAERLKQRLLNPQEVIGLKTGWRKFDKLTQGLKAGELTIVGARSKTGKSVTLLNWSRKISVEDKVPALYIDTEMFTEEQQDRLLAMLSRVPEVEIKNGMFGRDTINGKARDKIARLQEASRMLKEAPFYHVYLPHFTPEKIVALARKYQVEYGIGLLVFDYIKLPSSGGYVGEKEYQALGYLTSTLKDIAGTLQIPVVSAVQLNRGAVKAEEIDESMIAGSDRILQLANRVCFLRWKTEEERALSAGNQRFKIAFQRGGASNLDEIDIDFKTEILLQEEVS from the coding sequence ATGACCCAAAGAATACCTTCAAAGGAATTGATACACCGAGCTGGCTCAGAAAGAGCTTTGCTGAGCATTTGTTTAAATAAGCCAGAGGAGCTCATTGTTGCGAGCTCCAACGGTTTGCTCCCAGACATGTTTGCGGTTGATGGACACAAATATATTTACATGGCTATGAACTACCTTTACTCCAAGGGAGAACAACTCGACCCTATCTCTATTTTGAATGTCTACACAGATGACCGAGCTAAGCAAGCCATTGAGGAGCTTGGTGGAGTTGACTATATTGAAGCTCTCAAAACAACTCCAGTAGCAAATAACACAAAGCTCTTTGTAGAGCACATTATTCAAGCGTCAGCTCGCAGAGAGGTATATGAAACAGCCCTCAAGGTCGCTGACGAGGCGATAAAAGCCAAGGATAAAGACCTCAGCGAGTACCTCATGGGGGTTGAGTCGAAGTTTCGAGACATTACTCTCGAGTACCAAGTCTCTCAAGAGGTCGTCCCTATTGGAGAAGGAGTTGCAGAGCGTCTCAAGCAAAGATTGCTCAACCCTCAAGAGGTTATCGGTCTCAAAACTGGCTGGAGAAAGTTTGATAAACTCACTCAAGGGTTAAAAGCTGGAGAGCTCACTATTGTAGGAGCTCGCTCCAAGACAGGAAAGTCTGTCACCCTCCTCAATTGGTCTCGCAAAATATCGGTTGAGGATAAAGTACCAGCTCTCTACATTGACACTGAAATGTTTACCGAGGAGCAACAAGACCGTTTACTTGCTATGCTGAGCAGAGTCCCAGAGGTTGAGATTAAAAATGGCATGTTTGGAAGGGACACGATAAACGGAAAAGCTCGAGACAAGATTGCCAGATTGCAAGAGGCGAGTCGAATGCTCAAGGAAGCTCCTTTTTACCACGTTTACCTCCCTCATTTCACCCCAGAGAAAATTGTCGCTCTAGCGAGAAAATACCAAGTTGAGTACGGTATTGGCTTGCTAGTGTTTGACTACATTAAGCTCCCTAGCTCTGGAGGGTATGTTGGTGAGAAAGAATACCAAGCCCTCGGATACCTCACAAGCACCCTCAAGGATATTGCAGGAACTCTCCAGATTCCAGTTGTTTCAGCAGTACAGCTCAACCGAGGAGCTGTCAAGGCTGAGGAAATTGACGAAAGCATGATTGCTGGCTCAGACCGCATTCTCCAACTTGCTAACCGAGTATGCTTCCTCCGTTGGAAAACTGAGGAGGAACGAGCCCTCTCAG
- a CDS encoding GH25 family lysozyme → MKGIDVSRWQGSIDWNKVKADGIEFVFVKATEGYGYVDPNFEQNVRGAYNAGLDVGAYHFARFESVNDAINEAKHFVNTVKDKPLNLPLVLDLETNEHGLSYAELTKAAETFLNYVRESTQFPVMVYTNKSFLSKFQKPSGVLLWYARYGVAKPDVDCDYWQYTDKGKVNGINGYVDMNLLMRSEHPAKVVKPTQKVEAVRQSKPQAKPTGDIYIVRSGDTLSEIAKKFNTTVSELVKFNNIKDPNKIYVGQKLRIRGSATVKSSPQYYVVQRGDTLSEIAVKFKTTVKKLQRLNGIKDPNKIYAGQKLRVK, encoded by the coding sequence ATGAAAGGAATTGACGTAAGTCGCTGGCAAGGGAGCATTGACTGGAACAAAGTGAAAGCTGATGGAATTGAGTTTGTTTTTGTGAAAGCTACTGAGGGTTATGGATATGTTGACCCTAACTTTGAGCAAAACGTTCGAGGAGCTTACAATGCTGGGCTTGATGTTGGAGCTTACCACTTTGCAAGGTTTGAGTCAGTAAATGACGCTATCAATGAAGCAAAACACTTTGTGAATACTGTTAAAGACAAACCTTTGAACCTACCTCTCGTATTAGATTTGGAAACTAATGAACATGGTCTCTCTTATGCAGAGCTTACGAAGGCGGCTGAAACGTTCTTGAATTATGTAAGAGAAAGCACTCAATTCCCTGTTATGGTTTACACTAACAAGAGCTTTCTGAGCAAGTTTCAAAAGCCTAGTGGTGTTCTTCTCTGGTATGCTCGTTATGGTGTAGCAAAGCCAGACGTTGATTGCGATTACTGGCAATACACTGATAAGGGAAAAGTCAACGGTATTAATGGATATGTTGATATGAACCTCTTAATGAGAAGCGAACACCCTGCAAAAGTTGTGAAACCTACCCAAAAGGTTGAAGCAGTCAGACAGTCCAAACCGCAAGCCAAACCGACTGGCGACATTTACATTGTAAGAAGTGGCGACACACTCAGCGAGATTGCTAAAAAGTTCAATACTACTGTCAGCGAGCTAGTGAAGTTCAACAACATTAAAGACCCTAACAAAATTTATGTCGGTCAAAAACTCCGCATTAGAGGGAGTGCAACAGTGAAAAGCTCTCCTCAGTATTATGTTGTCCAACGAGGCGACACGCTGAGCGAGATTGCTGTCAAGTTCAAAACAACTGTCAAGAAGTTACAACGCTTAAATGGAATTAAAGACCCTAACAAAATTTACGCTGGTCAAAAGCTGAGAGTGAAATAA
- a CDS encoding fibronectin type III domain-containing protein, with the protein MATKKFNIAWMGQYRASSNSYVGAGSPIRVGGADNYHSYIGFPTSVRDALRTSKTATTLKLWIYVYDASPEWDVGAHKETYNKAGGTMPWYKYLRAYQGLGTGWISLDLTNVFMNDYKNGTYHGVVLYSGASSGYYGEAYGYRTDSYCAYIEVTGDWNNPPSAPTLTYPQGGEIVDQSITVRWNKASDPDGDALSYQVAINDGTGWKYYTTATGATSYTIDTSSLKETSSARVAIRAYDGQEYSGWVYSNYFTIDHNQPPSAPTQLSPATGAVIDRTQPNRFSWKHNDDGAQAGFRIAWRTVAADGTRGAWNYIPNATSFMNTTNQYYDMPANTLPFGNIEWGVKTKDQQGLESPYSQWQIIKASQPTNAPTILYPTDFAEVNTTRVTVTWSSLNQIQYDLALYDSDGWELFHEVKSGGTKQVTIPVDLENNKFYEIHLRVMDSTTGLWSDYTIVVFSTNFTPPLPPVIERFEEAGDGVLNIFYGASDVDILPSFLVNDGEQNPLLQGYSGSVRGMDYELLDQNSLTITGALKGVEYWLTSEEIPLVAGSVYTLTATFDIQGGRLYIGAYDANNNAISFQATGADKALSPVGTTALNYTLPENAVKLRVIFYTTWDNTGTVTISNINLRISNASTATEEIQVFRREYTPTGTAPWIMIADDLPTNGSFLDYTPASGVVYEYKLRAVNNSNKTSTDSSVEQVSIVFNDTFIQEANNLSSIVLLKYATSRETKMELESELMRFAGRRDPVREFGEHEDIVISVEWIFDTYQEVEMFKDLLRRRDVLLYRDRNGRRFWVTCDAFEVKDNDVNGFTLKADFHVTHFIEDLAVRNGEEA; encoded by the coding sequence TTGGCAACTAAGAAGTTTAACATAGCTTGGATGGGACAATACAGAGCGTCAAGCAACTCATATGTTGGCGCTGGCTCTCCTATTCGAGTAGGTGGAGCAGACAACTACCATTCCTATATTGGATTTCCTACCTCAGTGAGAGACGCTCTGAGAACGTCCAAAACAGCAACTACGCTGAAACTCTGGATATATGTTTATGACGCTTCTCCAGAGTGGGACGTTGGGGCTCACAAAGAAACGTATAACAAGGCTGGAGGTACAATGCCATGGTATAAGTACCTCAGAGCTTATCAAGGTCTAGGAACTGGATGGATTAGCCTTGACCTTACTAACGTTTTTATGAATGATTACAAAAATGGTACTTACCATGGAGTTGTCCTCTACTCTGGAGCGTCGAGTGGCTATTACGGAGAGGCTTATGGTTATAGAACTGACAGCTATTGTGCTTATATTGAGGTAACTGGTGACTGGAACAACCCTCCGAGTGCTCCTACTCTCACGTACCCTCAAGGTGGAGAGATTGTTGACCAAAGTATTACGGTAAGATGGAACAAGGCAAGTGACCCAGACGGAGACGCTCTTTCCTATCAAGTTGCTATTAATGACGGTACTGGCTGGAAGTATTACACAACAGCGACAGGAGCAACAAGCTACACAATAGACACGAGCTCGCTGAAAGAAACTTCAAGCGCTCGAGTTGCTATTCGAGCATATGACGGTCAAGAATATAGTGGCTGGGTATATTCCAACTACTTCACGATTGACCACAACCAACCTCCAAGTGCTCCAACTCAACTCTCTCCTGCAACTGGAGCGGTCATTGACAGAACGCAACCAAACCGTTTCTCGTGGAAACACAACGATGACGGAGCTCAAGCTGGTTTCCGTATTGCTTGGCGTACAGTTGCGGCTGACGGTACTCGAGGGGCTTGGAACTACATTCCAAACGCTACCTCGTTCATGAACACAACAAACCAATACTATGACATGCCAGCGAACACGCTTCCGTTTGGTAACATTGAATGGGGAGTTAAAACAAAAGACCAACAAGGTCTCGAGTCTCCATATTCTCAATGGCAAATTATTAAAGCGAGCCAGCCAACAAACGCCCCTACTATCCTTTACCCTACTGACTTTGCGGAAGTTAATACAACTCGGGTGACTGTTACATGGTCGAGTTTGAACCAGATTCAATATGACCTCGCATTGTATGACTCGGATGGTTGGGAGCTATTCCATGAAGTGAAAAGCGGAGGAACTAAGCAAGTTACTATTCCAGTTGACTTAGAAAACAACAAATTCTATGAAATTCACTTGAGAGTTATGGACTCCACAACAGGCTTGTGGTCGGACTACACCATTGTGGTGTTCTCCACAAACTTCACTCCTCCACTCCCTCCAGTTATTGAACGCTTTGAGGAAGCTGGTGACGGAGTATTAAACATTTTCTATGGAGCGAGTGACGTTGACATTTTACCGTCTTTCTTGGTCAATGATGGAGAGCAAAACCCACTCCTCCAAGGTTATAGTGGCTCCGTCAGAGGAATGGATTACGAGCTATTAGACCAAAACAGCTTGACTATTACAGGAGCTCTCAAGGGAGTTGAATACTGGCTCACCAGTGAGGAAATTCCTCTTGTTGCTGGAAGTGTTTACACCTTGACAGCAACCTTTGATATTCAAGGAGGGCGACTCTATATTGGAGCTTATGACGCAAATAACAATGCAATTAGCTTCCAAGCAACTGGAGCGGATAAAGCTCTCTCTCCTGTTGGAACAACAGCGCTCAACTATACTTTGCCAGAGAACGCTGTCAAGTTGCGAGTTATTTTCTACACAACGTGGGACAACACAGGAACGGTCACAATTAGCAACATAAACCTCCGTATTTCTAACGCAAGCACAGCAACCGAGGAGATTCAAGTCTTTCGCAGAGAATACACTCCAACTGGTACAGCCCCATGGATTATGATTGCAGATGACCTTCCAACGAACGGCTCGTTTTTGGACTACACTCCAGCGAGCGGAGTTGTTTATGAGTATAAACTCCGAGCGGTAAACAACTCCAACAAGACCTCAACAGACTCGAGCGTTGAGCAAGTGAGCATTGTATTTAATGACACATTCATTCAAGAAGCCAACAACCTCTCTAGCATTGTGCTCCTCAAGTATGCTACCTCGAGGGAGACTAAAATGGAACTTGAAAGCGAACTTATGAGGTTTGCTGGCAGACGTGACCCAGTTAGAGAGTTTGGCGAGCATGAAGATATTGTCATTTCCGTTGAGTGGATTTTTGACACTTACCAAGAGGTTGAAATGTTTAAAGACCTCTTGAGACGGAGAGACGTTCTTCTCTATCGTGACCGCAACGGTCGTCGTTTCTGGGTAACTTGTGACGCTTTTGAAGTTAAAGACAATGACGTAAATGGCTTCACCTTGAAAGCTGACTTCCATGTAACTCATTTCATTGAGGACTTAGCAGTTAGAAACGGAGAGGAGGCTTAA
- a CDS encoding phage tail protein → MANSVEIIINAIDNASRKIDEVNRALDRLGNGGRKVTTVLAGVSGSIAGFAPAVAGIGAMASMFASAGAGAMAFGAVAVSSIGGVVKASEEVAKIEEKIKQADSAKERIKYQKELQQVMAGLSQAERQALTDLMEFKSWWGSFTQSLQTPVFKVFGQGLDFIRNLMEALKPAIATTGNVLASFLEKVNASFKTEQVKSFFDYINSSVGQNLTAILTTAGNLFVGFMEILKAFSPLSQSFAQGMVNMSASFRKWAEGLSQSQGFQQFVSYVKANTPVLLSLIGNLFRFIGQLVVALAPLGSVVLQLASSFVQWTTTSGLVQTALNLIRATGQFLLQHLGALKVVLASVLAGFMAFKGVVAVVSIINAVKNAFNTLKTVFTAVRTAFTLLRVAMLANPFGLVMAAILALIAVGVLLYQNWDKIKQYAQQLWTRLQQVWNNIKTAVVTAVTNMATQAVAKFKSFMENAKSAVSNGINAVVNFFRQLPSKVMSFISNLASQAVSKFKQFMSNAKSAVNSGINNIVSFFRSLPSKVISFISSLASNLVSRFKSMMSNARSAVSSGINNVVSFFRSLPSKVLGTISSLASSLVSRFRSMMSSARSAVSSGIHGIVSAIKGMASSFLSAGKGLLDAFVQGVKNGIARAKSAVSSGLSAIRRLLPFSPAKEGPLSDLDKSGESFFPTWYEGALKKVPTMTRAISGAMEKLNGELNNSYGTVGLDYFGRAGRTVIVIRHEHYGEVEVRGDSSRETIRFVGQNVEQTASADILRDLRQAIRRR, encoded by the coding sequence TTGGCTAACTCTGTTGAGATTATTATTAACGCTATCGACAACGCAAGTCGCAAAATTGATGAAGTCAATCGAGCTCTTGACAGACTGGGGAATGGTGGTAGAAAAGTAACAACTGTTTTGGCTGGTGTCTCTGGCTCTATTGCTGGCTTTGCTCCAGCCGTTGCTGGTATTGGCGCTATGGCTTCCATGTTTGCTAGTGCTGGCGCTGGAGCTATGGCTTTTGGTGCTGTTGCTGTTTCATCTATTGGAGGAGTAGTCAAAGCCAGCGAGGAAGTTGCTAAGATTGAGGAGAAAATTAAGCAAGCTGACTCAGCAAAAGAGCGTATTAAATACCAAAAAGAGCTCCAGCAAGTTATGGCTGGATTGAGTCAAGCTGAGCGTCAAGCTCTCACTGATTTAATGGAGTTCAAGTCTTGGTGGGGTAGCTTCACTCAAAGCCTTCAAACGCCAGTTTTTAAGGTCTTTGGTCAAGGGTTAGACTTCATTCGCAACCTTATGGAAGCCTTGAAGCCAGCTATTGCAACAACTGGAAATGTGCTTGCCAGCTTCTTAGAAAAAGTCAATGCTTCTTTCAAGACCGAGCAAGTAAAGAGCTTCTTTGACTATATAAATAGCTCAGTTGGACAAAACTTGACAGCTATTCTCACGACTGCTGGCAACTTGTTTGTGGGATTCATGGAAATTCTCAAAGCATTCTCCCCTCTGAGCCAGTCATTCGCACAAGGCATGGTCAATATGTCAGCAAGTTTCAGAAAATGGGCTGAGGGGTTGAGTCAGAGCCAAGGATTCCAGCAGTTTGTCAGCTATGTCAAAGCCAATACTCCTGTCCTCTTGAGTTTGATTGGCAACTTATTTAGATTCATCGGACAGTTGGTCGTTGCTCTAGCTCCCCTTGGCAGTGTCGTCCTCCAATTGGCAAGCTCCTTCGTTCAGTGGACAACAACTTCTGGGCTGGTACAAACAGCCTTGAACTTGATAAGAGCAACTGGACAATTCCTTTTGCAACACTTAGGGGCTCTCAAGGTTGTTCTTGCTAGTGTTTTGGCTGGTTTCATGGCTTTCAAGGGTGTCGTGGCTGTCGTCTCTATCATTAACGCAGTCAAGAACGCCTTTAACACGCTGAAAACAGTTTTTACCGCAGTAAGAACAGCGTTCACATTGCTACGAGTTGCTATGCTGGCTAACCCATTCGGTTTAGTTATGGCGGCTATTTTAGCTCTGATTGCTGTTGGAGTATTACTCTATCAAAACTGGGATAAGATTAAGCAATACGCTCAACAACTCTGGACTAGACTCCAACAAGTCTGGAACAACATTAAAACAGCAGTAGTCACAGCAGTGACCAACATGGCAACTCAAGCAGTGGCAAAGTTCAAGTCGTTTATGGAGAATGCAAAGAGCGCAGTAAGCAACGGAATTAACGCTGTTGTGAACTTTTTCAGACAATTACCTTCCAAGGTAATGTCTTTCATCAGTAACTTGGCTAGTCAAGCAGTATCAAAATTCAAGCAATTCATGAGCAACGCAAAAAGCGCTGTAAACAGTGGAATTAACAACATCGTGAGCTTCTTTAGAAGCCTCCCTTCTAAGGTTATTAGCTTCATTAGCAGTTTGGCTTCCAACCTCGTGAGCAGATTCAAAAGCATGATGAGCAACGCCCGAAGCGCTGTAAGCTCTGGGATTAACAACGTTGTAAGTTTCTTTCGCTCGTTGCCTTCCAAAGTATTGGGAACAATTAGCTCTCTAGCGAGCTCGCTTGTAAGCAGATTTAGAAGCATGATGAGTAGTGCTCGCTCGGCTGTTTCGAGTGGTATTCATGGCATTGTCTCTGCAATCAAGGGAATGGCTTCTAGTTTCTTGAGTGCTGGTAAGGGACTTCTTGACGCTTTCGTTCAAGGAGTTAAAAACGGTATTGCAAGAGCTAAGTCGGCTGTTTCGTCTGGTTTGAGTGCTATTCGGAGACTATTGCCATTCTCGCCAGCAAAAGAAGGACCGTTGAGCGACCTTGACAAGTCTGGTGAGTCGTTCTTCCCTACTTGGTACGAAGGAGCTCTCAAGAAAGTGCCAACTATGACAAGAGCCATTAGTGGAGCTATGGAGAAACTCAATGGCGAGCTCAACAATAGTTATGGAACAGTTGGCTTAGACTATTTTGGCAGAGCAGGACGCACTGTAATTGTCATTCGTCATGAGCATTATGGCGAGGTGGAAGTACGAGGAGATAGTTCTCGTGAGACAATTAGATTTGTGGGTCAAAATGTTGAGCAAACAGCCTCGGCTGATATTTTAAGAGACTTACGACAAGCTATTAGACGAAGATAG
- a CDS encoding phage tail tube protein, giving the protein MAKQAHGFDNTVVVAKETTFAQAPTTGFKWIGIVESFEPEENNNLDSRLSVGVRAPFMLRAGVKEVDGSVSFALQNARMIALALGKVSTTGDGSNGYTHTITPVGSGEQLPSFTIQNHNLLHNFTRNYVGGKVDSLTLTASAEEAVTAEAEILFSHVEDSGITPATVQAELDNYFMFYEGSVKINSVQVANVREFELEINNNLERRFVLNGTNKPARIEEGNLEITASLTLDFTDTTQWDSFKNGDNLVVELMLQDVQNANHSIKVTLMGGMYDTNSLPVNAEEHQEQELEALFTGIEVVAKDGNATLI; this is encoded by the coding sequence GAGACAACATTCGCTCAAGCTCCTACAACTGGATTCAAATGGATTGGTATTGTTGAGAGCTTTGAGCCAGAGGAAAATAACAACTTAGACTCTCGTCTTAGCGTTGGTGTTCGTGCTCCTTTCATGCTCCGAGCTGGAGTCAAGGAAGTTGATGGCTCCGTCTCATTCGCTCTACAAAATGCTCGCATGATTGCTTTGGCTCTTGGAAAGGTTTCGACAACTGGTGATGGCTCTAATGGTTATACTCACACGATTACACCAGTTGGAAGTGGAGAACAACTCCCGAGCTTCACAATTCAAAACCACAACTTGCTCCACAACTTCACTCGCAACTATGTTGGAGGAAAAGTTGACAGCTTAACGCTTACAGCGAGCGCAGAGGAAGCTGTTACAGCTGAGGCTGAAATTCTATTCTCACATGTTGAGGATAGCGGTATTACTCCAGCAACAGTCCAAGCTGAGCTTGATAACTATTTCATGTTCTATGAAGGCTCCGTCAAAATTAACAGCGTACAAGTTGCGAACGTCCGAGAGTTTGAGCTTGAGATTAATAACAACTTAGAAAGACGTTTTGTATTGAATGGCACAAACAAACCAGCTCGCATTGAAGAAGGCAACCTTGAGATTACAGCGAGCTTGACGCTTGACTTTACTGATACGACCCAATGGGATTCCTTCAAGAATGGAGACAACCTCGTTGTTGAGTTAATGCTCCAAGATGTTCAAAACGCAAACCACTCCATTAAGGTCACTCTCATGGGTGGAATGTACGATACGAACAGCCTTCCAGTGAATGCTGAGGAGCACCAAGAACAAGAACTTGAAGCCCTTTTCACTGGTATTGAAGTAGTTGCAAAAGACGGAAACGCTACTCTGATTTAA